From Streptomyces leeuwenhoekii:
TGCGGCCGTCGTACGGGCTCGTGACAGTGGACGGTCCCGGAGGCCGGCTCTTGACCAAGGGATCCAGTCCCAGGGGGTGTGAACGGCTTCTCCGGAACCGACCACCGTCACGAGAAAGTGATGTGGGGCCCGCAGTCTCTTTCAGGGCCTCGATCGGCCGGGGTGGGCCTGGCGGTGCCCCGCATCACTGCCCATTAGGGTGGGCCTCCAGAAGCTCCTCGATCCTTGCGGCGAGGAGTTTGCGCTGGTCAAGGACGGACGTGAGGGAACTGGCGAGGCTGGGGACGATCAGTGCGGCCGCGTCGGTGCCCGGGACGACGACGCTCTGTTCGTCGAGTGCGGTGAAGATGTCCTCCACCAGCCGCTCGGCCATCCGCGGTGCCTTCGGCCGTATCAGGGTGACCAGTCGTCGCCTTCCGGCTTTGCGAATCTGAGCCGGGGAGCCGAACCGCTCCAGCAGCCTGAGCACGGCCGGGTGCTGAATCCGTGGGCCCAAGACCCGTTCCAGTGACGGATGGATCTGAGTGAGCAGGCCGCGGAGCCGGTTGGCGATCCGGGTGGACTCGCCCGCCAGGTCGTCGTCGAAGCCCGCGATCATCGCGAGCTCGGCGACCGTCTCATCAGCGGGATCGACCGCCCGCAGGGTGTGGGGCATCGCTCTGGCGGCGTCCGCGATGACGAACGCGTCACGGGCATCGGTCTTGGCCTCACCAGGGTAAAGATCGGCGATCCGCCGCATGGTCAGCCCGGGCAAGTAGGCGACCTGGCAACCTGCATCCCGGGCGACTGCCAGGGGCAGAGCTCCGATGGAAGCTGGCTGGTCGACGACCATCAGCACAGTCCCGTGCCTGGCCCGCAGCTTGTCGAACAGCTCCCGCAGCCTCGGCTCGCTGTTGGGCAACGGCTTGTCGAACACCTTCTTCCCAGCGCGATTGACAGCGGCGGCGTGATGTTCGCCCTTGCCGACATCCAGCCCCAGATAGACGCCGATGCCAGATTCGTCCGTCACGACCGTCGCTCCCGCCCTCGCCTGTTCCCCGGCCTCACCTGCGGCATCAGCGTGCCGGCATCCACGTTACGAAGAGACTGCCGTACCCGGCTGAGGGATCGGCGCTCGTGCCTCTAATCAGCGGTCTGCCAATGCCTCCGACACCGGCGACACCACCTTTTCGATCATCTCGACTGGGGGCTCAAGTCATACCGGGGCCGAAGGCCGGGAGCCTCCTTGCGAGGCCACGAAGAAGGTAACGGGGCAGCACACGGGCCCTTCGCCGGTCGACCGCGGGCGGGCCGGCTCGAAGCACCACCTGATCACCGACGGGCATGGCACACCCCTCGCGGTCCTGTTGACCGGGGGCAACCGCAATGATGTCACCCAGCTGTTGCCCCTGCTCGATGCGATTCCGCCGGTCCGCGGCCGGGTGGGCCGTCCGCGCCGCAAGCCCGACGCCCTGTTCGCCGACCGGGGCTACGACCACGACATCTACCGCGACCGGGTCCGCGACCGAGGCATCCTGCCCGCGATCGCCCGGCGCGGCACGCGACATGGCACCGGGCTGGGTACCTACCGGTGGGTGATTGAGCGCAGCTTCGCCTGGCTGCACGGCTTCCGACGACTGCGGATCCGCTGGGAACGACGGGCTGACATCCACGAAGCGTTCCTCAAACTCGCCTGCTGCCTGATCACCCACCGACAACTCGGCTCATTGTGTTAGCCGTTGTAAGAGACCGTTTAGCTGGTCGAAGACGCCTTCCTTCTGCCATGCGGCGAAGTAGCCGTAGACGGTTTCCCAGGGGGCGAAGTCGTGCGGCAGGTAGCGCCAGGGGATGCCGGTGCGGTCGACGTAGAGGATGGCGTTCATGATGCTGCGCAGGTCGTGCTCGGGCGGGCGGCCGATGTCCAGACCCTTGCCTCTCCGGCTGGCCCGCCAGGCGGTGAGTGTGGGGCCGATCAGTTCCCAGCGCGCATCGGACAGGTCGCTGGGATACGGGCGGTGTCGCGTCATGTTTCGGTAGTACCGTCGAGCAGACCGCCTCCCCAGGGCGCAAACGAGGCCAACCGGGGGCGTGTTGGGATCAGACGGGAGCGAACGGAACGAAACGGGTTGCCGACTGTCGACACGAATCCCACACCTCCCATCAGACACGCCTGCCCCAAAGGTCCCGTACCGGGCCGGCTCGCGAAACGCCAGCAATCAACCATTCCGGGATAAAACGCTCTTTCACCGCCTGGCGGGCCAGCCGGAGAGGCAAGGGTCTGGACATCGGCCGCCCGCCCGAGCACGACCTGCGCAGCATCATGAACGCCATCCTCTACGTCGACCGCACCGGCATCCCCTGGCGCTACCTGCCGCACGACTTCGCCCCCTGGGAAACCGTCTACGGCTACTTCGCCGCATGGCAGAAGGAAGGCGTCTTCGACCAGCTAAACGGTCTCCTGCGGCGCCTGGTCCGGGAGACCGAAGGCCGCCACGGCGAGCCGAGTGCCTGCGTGCTGGACGCGCAGAGCGTGAAGACCTCCAGTAATGTGCCGGCGGCAGGCCAGGGCATCGACGCCGGCAAGAAAATCGCAGGCCGCAAGCGCCATATCGGGGTAGACACCCTCGGCCTGCTCCTGGCCGTCTGGGTCACCGCGGCGAGCGTT
This genomic window contains:
- a CDS encoding IS5 family transposase; amino-acid sequence: MSTGGSSHTGAEGREPPCEATKKVTGQHTGPSPVDRGRAGSKHHLITDGHGTPLAVLLTGGNRNDVTQLLPLLDAIPPVRGRVGRPRRKPDALFADRGYDHDIYRDRVRDRGILPAIARRGTRHGTGLGTYRWVIERSFAWLHGFRRLRIRWERRADIHEAFLKLACCLITHRQLGSLC
- a CDS encoding IS5 family transposase, producing the protein MNHSGIKRSFTAWRASRRGKGLDIGRPPEHDLRSIMNAILYVDRTGIPWRYLPHDFAPWETVYGYFAAWQKEGVFDQLNGLLRRLVRETEGRHGEPSACVLDAQSVKTSSNVPAAGQGIDAGKKIAGRKRHIGVDTLGLLLAVWVTAASVSDNAGGMHLMSHIAATHPRVTKAWADTGYRTKAIEHGARLGIDVEVVQREPGTKGFKVIPRRWVVERTFGWFMHHRRLARDYETHPHRSEAMIHIAMIDLISRRLTRESTPNWRDT